A single Alcanivorax borkumensis SK2 DNA region contains:
- a CDS encoding type I restriction-modification system subunit M: MLTGQLKNDIDKLWEKFWTGGITNPLTVIEQISYLMFARMLDMQEEVAERKAARSKKEFDRLFPNTPEGQLLRWKNFKNLSGKELHKHLKNAVYPYFASLGQHAEEEGLGSEGSATQALGHIGEYMQDADLEIKNESVLVSAVEMVDNLPLTQSDVKGDIYEYLLSKLTTAGINGQFRTPRHIIDAMVELIDPQPTDVICDPACGTAGFLARAMEYLNRVHSSEAGTFEDEDGNKHYTGDLLEPYREHINKQMFWGFDFDTTMLRVSSMNMMLHGVNGANILYQDSLNKSVKENYPEQEEDFFDIILANPPFKGSLDETNTNPDVLGLVKTKKTELLFVAHILRALKLGGRAAVIVPDGVLFGSSKAHQQLRTELIENNQLEGIVSLPSGVFKPYAGVSTAILLFTKGGSTERVWFYDLQADGYSLDDKRTPLKGEGGDDLPDAIAKWKQYRELVEANASEKKIEKAFGDKTQKAFVVNAADIASNKYDLSINRYKEVVYEEEEYEDPKVILKQLMALEEEIIGDLKDLEEML; the protein is encoded by the coding sequence ATGCTCACAGGCCAGCTAAAAAACGACATCGACAAACTATGGGAAAAGTTCTGGACCGGGGGTATCACCAACCCCCTCACGGTCATCGAACAGATCAGCTACCTCATGTTCGCCCGCATGCTCGACATGCAGGAAGAAGTGGCAGAGCGTAAGGCCGCCCGCAGCAAGAAGGAGTTCGACCGCCTGTTCCCGAACACCCCGGAAGGTCAGCTACTGCGCTGGAAGAACTTCAAGAACCTCAGCGGCAAGGAGCTGCACAAGCACCTCAAAAATGCGGTCTACCCCTATTTCGCCAGCCTCGGGCAACATGCAGAAGAAGAGGGCCTGGGCAGCGAAGGCAGCGCCACCCAGGCGCTGGGCCACATCGGCGAATACATGCAAGACGCCGATCTGGAGATCAAGAACGAATCCGTACTGGTCTCCGCCGTGGAAATGGTCGATAACCTGCCGCTCACCCAGAGCGACGTGAAAGGCGACATCTACGAATACCTGCTCAGCAAGCTCACCACCGCCGGCATCAACGGCCAGTTCCGCACCCCGCGCCACATCATCGACGCCATGGTAGAACTGATCGACCCACAGCCCACTGATGTCATCTGCGACCCGGCCTGTGGCACCGCCGGCTTCCTGGCCCGTGCCATGGAATACCTCAACCGGGTGCATTCCAGCGAGGCCGGCACCTTCGAAGACGAAGACGGCAACAAACATTACACCGGCGACCTACTGGAACCCTACCGGGAGCACATCAACAAACAGATGTTCTGGGGCTTCGACTTCGACACCACCATGCTGCGCGTCTCCAGCATGAACATGATGCTCCACGGCGTAAACGGCGCCAACATCCTCTACCAGGACAGCCTCAACAAGTCCGTAAAGGAAAACTACCCGGAACAGGAAGAAGACTTCTTCGACATCATCCTCGCCAACCCGCCGTTCAAGGGCAGCCTGGATGAAACTAACACCAACCCGGATGTGCTCGGCCTGGTCAAAACCAAGAAGACCGAACTGCTGTTTGTCGCCCACATCCTCCGAGCCCTCAAACTCGGTGGCCGTGCCGCCGTTATCGTCCCCGATGGCGTCTTGTTCGGCTCCTCCAAGGCCCACCAGCAACTGCGCACAGAGCTCATCGAAAACAACCAGCTCGAAGGCATCGTCAGCCTCCCCAGTGGCGTATTCAAACCCTACGCCGGTGTCAGCACCGCTATCCTGCTGTTCACCAAAGGTGGCAGCACCGAGCGCGTCTGGTTCTATGACCTGCAAGCCGACGGCTACAGCCTGGACGACAAGCGCACCCCGCTGAAAGGCGAAGGCGGCGATGATCTGCCAGATGCCATTGCCAAATGGAAGCAGTACAGAGAATTGGTCGAAGCCAACGCCAGCGAGAAAAAAATAGAAAAGGCATTCGGCGACAAAACCCAGAAAGCCTTCGTCGTCAACGCAGCCGACATCGCCAGCAACAAGTACGACCTCTCCATCAACCGCTACAAGGAAGTGGTGTACGAAGAGGAAGAATACGAAGACCCGAAAGTGATCCTCAAGCAGCTAATGGCGCTGGAAGAAGAGATTATAGGGGATTTGAAAGATCTGGAGGAGATGCTGTGA
- a CDS encoding ATP-binding protein produces the protein MSKSTFKVDTRLAYLLSENYRSPEKALKELVDNAWDAEALRVSITLPEPMSGDAIIVEDDGAGMTLNELQNEYLNVARNRRQRSGDFTPNLRRKVKGRKGIGKFSGLMFAASMTLETRARGTQSTFCLDRDLLESSEGLPEMPLEIVNSDVSPDVHGTRINLAELNQSQKFPNENKLKQVLIADYGREEGFEIVINGKPLGVDDLQGEYKEESIQLSSGEAKLRSTVSDQKRKLRKPGITVRIDGKVVGDPSFFGLDKDDDIPRKLLDKCYGEIEITGCSDDVTADWGAIIEGSKTEQDLISSIQPVLREQLKSVYGQEMHLAQARLRKRAKDRISRLPENRRAFADEAIKKILDRFYQEPEDKLEPVVNVLLNAIELNDYRVVLEHINDAKRSEVSRFSEALEEFGIIELAMVAEQARSRLRFLDYLEGMCGRKETLEVHVHKAIEKNLWIFGAEYSLFSSNETLRRQVEVYLNSKYVGDREDKRPDLFLTENINGERLLIEFKRPNHSLRFKDYQQATAYRNDFHQNGIDKQINVILIGGKLGNDLSIQERREPNVKIMAFADLISSARRQCQWLLEAK, from the coding sequence GTGAGTAAAAGCACATTCAAGGTGGATACACGTTTAGCCTATTTGCTAAGTGAGAATTACCGATCACCGGAAAAAGCCTTGAAGGAGCTGGTAGATAATGCTTGGGATGCTGAAGCGCTAAGGGTGAGCATTACGTTGCCAGAGCCAATGAGTGGTGATGCCATCATTGTGGAGGATGACGGTGCGGGTATGACCTTGAATGAGTTGCAGAATGAATACCTGAATGTGGCCAGAAACCGCCGTCAGCGGAGTGGCGATTTTACGCCAAATTTACGGCGAAAGGTAAAAGGCCGCAAGGGGATTGGTAAGTTTTCGGGGTTGATGTTTGCTGCATCGATGACCTTGGAGACACGGGCAAGAGGGACGCAATCCACATTCTGTCTCGATCGGGATCTTTTGGAGAGCTCTGAGGGATTGCCTGAAATGCCCTTAGAGATAGTGAATTCAGATGTTTCCCCGGATGTCCATGGTACCCGTATTAATCTAGCTGAGTTGAACCAGAGCCAAAAGTTCCCAAATGAAAATAAGCTAAAGCAAGTGCTTATTGCAGATTATGGCCGAGAAGAAGGCTTTGAAATTGTAATTAACGGAAAGCCTTTAGGGGTAGACGACCTACAGGGCGAATATAAAGAAGAATCAATTCAATTAAGTTCAGGTGAAGCGAAATTGCGCTCCACAGTTAGTGACCAGAAGCGTAAATTGCGAAAACCGGGAATTACAGTCCGCATCGACGGGAAGGTCGTTGGTGATCCTTCTTTTTTTGGTCTGGATAAAGATGACGATATTCCTCGTAAGCTGCTGGATAAGTGCTACGGCGAGATTGAAATTACTGGTTGCTCAGATGATGTGACTGCAGACTGGGGTGCAATTATTGAAGGTAGTAAGACCGAGCAAGATTTGATTTCTTCTATTCAGCCTGTCCTGCGAGAACAACTAAAATCTGTTTACGGTCAGGAAATGCATTTAGCTCAGGCAAGATTGAGGAAAAGAGCCAAGGATCGTATATCGAGGCTTCCTGAAAATCGGAGAGCTTTTGCTGATGAAGCAATAAAGAAGATTCTTGACCGGTTTTATCAAGAGCCAGAGGACAAGCTGGAACCAGTAGTTAATGTGCTGCTGAATGCGATCGAGCTTAATGATTACAGGGTTGTGCTAGAGCATATTAATGATGCAAAGCGGTCTGAAGTAAGTCGTTTCTCAGAGGCTCTGGAAGAGTTTGGAATCATAGAGCTGGCGATGGTGGCAGAACAGGCACGGAGCCGGCTTCGTTTCCTGGACTACCTTGAAGGTATGTGCGGAAGGAAGGAAACCTTGGAGGTTCATGTTCATAAAGCGATTGAAAAAAATCTTTGGATCTTTGGTGCGGAGTACAGCCTGTTTAGCTCAAATGAAACGTTAAGACGCCAAGTTGAAGTTTACTTGAATAGTAAGTATGTGGGCGATAGGGAAGATAAGCGGCCTGATTTATTTCTCACCGAGAATATAAATGGTGAGCGTCTGCTAATCGAATTTAAGCGGCCGAATCATTCTTTAAGGTTTAAAGATTATCAGCAAGCGACAGCTTACAGAAACGACTTCCATCAAAATGGCATTGATAAGCAGATCAATGTGATTTTGATCGGAGGGAAGCTTGGCAATGATTTGTCTATCCAGGAGCGGCGGGAGCCGAATGTTAAAATAATGGCATTTGCTGATTTAATCTCCTCGGCTAGACGTCAGTGCCAATGGTTATTGGAGGCGAAATGA
- a CDS encoding restriction endonuclease subunit S has protein sequence MSWPLVPASEIMVKRGGSLNPAKFPDETFELLSIPAFDKNKPEILKGAEIGSSKNCIEPRDVLLSKIVPHIRRCWVVPEKGGYRQIGSGEWIIFRDERFYPGFLKHYFTSELFHRQFMNTVAGVGGSLVRARPAGVERIEIPLPPLEEQKRIATILDKADAIRRKRQQAIQLAEEFLRAVFLDMFGDPVTNPKGWKVKKIDDLCEVQGGLQVSKKRSELSISAPYLRVANVLRNRLYLGEIKEINLTQAEYDRVRLKRDDVLIVEGHGNPNEIGRSALWTGEIDGMVHQNHLIRVRVKSKEIRPRFVNDYINSPGGRVQMMKASNTTSGLNTISTGIVKSTEIIVPPIYLQDKYMSVVSKFEDVLVKSRMHEGGIDSSLFSLIKKAFKGNL, from the coding sequence GTGAGTTGGCCTCTCGTACCTGCCTCAGAAATAATGGTGAAACGCGGCGGTTCTTTAAACCCGGCGAAATTTCCTGACGAAACGTTTGAGCTGCTTAGCATCCCTGCCTTTGACAAGAATAAACCTGAAATCTTGAAGGGGGCAGAGATTGGTTCCTCAAAAAACTGTATTGAGCCTAGGGATGTTCTGCTTTCGAAAATCGTTCCCCATATCAGGCGCTGCTGGGTAGTGCCGGAGAAGGGCGGCTATAGGCAGATTGGTTCGGGGGAGTGGATTATTTTCCGTGATGAAAGATTTTATCCGGGGTTTCTGAAGCATTATTTCACCTCCGAGTTATTCCATAGGCAGTTTATGAATACTGTGGCAGGGGTGGGTGGATCTTTGGTTCGGGCTCGCCCAGCTGGTGTTGAACGTATCGAAATTCCGCTTCCTCCCTTGGAGGAACAAAAACGCATCGCCACCATCCTCGACAAAGCCGACGCCATCCGCCGCAAACGCCAGCAAGCCATCCAGCTCGCCGAAGAATTCCTCCGCGCTGTGTTTCTGGATATGTTTGGTGATCCAGTGACTAACCCGAAGGGGTGGAAAGTTAAAAAAATTGATGATCTTTGTGAGGTTCAAGGTGGGCTTCAAGTAAGTAAAAAACGATCAGAACTTTCAATTTCAGCTCCTTATTTGCGCGTAGCAAATGTGCTTAGAAATCGTCTCTACCTGGGCGAGATTAAAGAGATAAACCTTACTCAAGCTGAATATGATCGAGTTAGGTTAAAGCGCGATGATGTTTTGATAGTTGAGGGGCATGGAAATCCAAATGAAATCGGTAGAAGTGCTCTCTGGACTGGAGAAATTGATGGCATGGTTCACCAGAATCACTTGATTCGTGTTCGAGTTAAGTCTAAGGAAATCCGTCCTCGATTTGTAAATGACTATATCAACTCGCCAGGAGGGCGGGTTCAAATGATGAAGGCTAGTAACACTACCTCGGGATTGAATACGATAAGTACAGGTATTGTTAAGTCGACCGAAATTATTGTGCCCCCTATTTATCTTCAAGATAAATACATGTCTGTGGTGAGTAAGTTTGAAGATGTTCTTGTTAAAAGCAGAATGCATGAAGGCGGAATTGATTCAAGCCTTTTTTCGTTAATCAAAAAGGCTTTTAAGGGAAATCTTTAG